A region from the Rosa rugosa chromosome 6, drRosRugo1.1, whole genome shotgun sequence genome encodes:
- the LOC133716474 gene encoding two-component response regulator ARR2-like has translation MVLQGQSDPVKLRVLVIGYDPTFLASVSEFLRLLNHQGIYQFVWTYTNPFIAFSALRVRRNFYDLIMTDLYLPDMDGFEVQKRVREEFKLPLIMVSADDREHVILKALKLGAAHYIVKPVCFDDVKNLWKFVVNADRSPKEISFVEEIESGGEQSSETSTSDEDTNGDHEKKNSKRRKSTKEGNAPKKAKLIWTQELQARFLESVHFIGLERAVPKTILEVMNVEGLTRENVASHLQKYRQFLRRVAVKISVSKSDIGNKSQMSSSTFGQSQTSIFQQQPICGQNLSILNLNASSLGRPLFHANHHEASTTSVPPFGNTSHLYQPNSLSHFQMPQPAFMGYPGSFQPANYSSVNGSGFQTNNVQSNWSSANGLQAQTSPLTNHLYGNYNNYGMSTGFQFGSCPFMGFLNDSNSLITNNYYGRLPMSGAASVGLAGFNSNQNPNLMVANHGWASSTSGLDTNFFGSFLNDIDQSELHQEMNNTSPTGNLMFGNNNFSGVEDASSVGFGGITTVEAAASSSNVVDVSPNQNQTGEYFDELHDILFNDTNLESVNQEEGKEVVNFYETNANAVQENASLLKESNGQQNFNRELNEELEFDWLDLLDATAILDNVSLDEECKKFMDSILNH, from the exons ATGGTTTTACAAGGACAATCTGATCCTGTCAAACTTCGTGTACTTGTTATAGGTTATGACCCTACATTTCTGGCCAGTGTTTCTGAATTTCTTCGCCTCTTGAACCATCAAG GTATATACCAATttg TTTGGACATATACGAACCCATTCATTGCTTTCTCTGCTCTTCGGGTTAGGAGAAACTTTTATGACCTCATTATGACAGACCTTTATCTACCTGATATGGATGGATTTGAAGTCCAGAAAAGGGTTCGAGAAGAATTTAAGCTGCCCTTAATTA TGGTTTCGGCCGACGATAGAGAGCATGTCATATTAAAGGCTCTCAAGCTTGGTGCTGCACATTATATAGTCAAACCAGTTTGCTTTGATGATGTGAAAAACCTATggaaatttgttgtcaatgccGATAGATCACCAaaagaaatttcttttgttGAGGAAATCGAAAGTGGTGGCGAACAATCAAGTGAGACAAGTACATCTGACGAGGATACAAATGGTGATCATGAGAAAAAGAATTCCAAGAGAAGAAAATCAACAAAGGAAGGCAATGCTCCAAAAAAGGCAAAGTTGATATGGACGCAAGAGCTCCAGGCTCGGTTTCTGGAATCCGTTCATTTTATAGGCCTAGAAA GGGCTGTTCCGAAAACAATTCTTGAGGTCATGAACGTTGAAGGCCTGACTAGAGAAAACGTGGCGAGCCATTTGCAG AAGTATAGACAATTTTTAAGGAGAGTCGCAGTAAAGATTTCAGTAAGTAAATCGGATATTGGTAACAAGTCCCAGATGTCAAGCTCTACATTCGGGCAAAGTCAAACTTCGATATTCCAGCAGCAGCCCATTTGTGGACAGAATCTCTCCATATTAAATCTTAATGCTTCAAGCCTTGGACGTCCCCTTTTTCATGCCAATCACCACGAAGCATCAACCACTTCCGTGCCTCCATTCGGAAACACATCACACTTATATCAACCGAATTCTCTATCACATTTTCAGATGCCGCAACCTGCTTTCATGGGGTACCCAGGGTCTTTCCAACCAGCCAATTACTCATCAGTTAATGGGAGTGGATTTCAGACAAATAATGTTCAAAGCAATTGGTCAAGTGCTAATGGACTCCAAGCTCAAACAAGTCCACTGACCAACCACCTATATGGCAATTACAATAACTATGGCATGAGTACAGGGTTTCAGTTTGGTTCATGTCCATTCATGGGATTTCTGAATGATTCTAATAGTCTCATCACCAACAACTACTATGGTAGACTCCCAATGAGTGGTGCTGCTTCTGTAGGGCTAGCTGGATTTAACTCgaatcaaaaccctaatttgatgGTGGCGAACCACGGCTGGGCTTCATCAACTAGTGGACTCGATACTAATTTTTTTGGATCGTTTCTGAATGATATTGATCAAAGTGAGCTTCATCAAGAAATGAACAATACTTCACCAACGGGTAATTTGATGTTCGGTAACAATAATTTTTCAGGCGTGGAGGATGCTTCATCAGTTGGTTTTGGTGGTATTACAACTGTGGAAGCTGCGGCTTCTAGCTCTAATGTTGTAGACGTATCACCAAATCAGAATCAAACCGGCGAGTACTTTGATGAACTTCATGATATCTTATTCAACGATACCAATTTGGAATCTGTCAACCAg gaagaaggaaaagaagtggTCAATTTTTATGAGACTAATGCAAATGCGGTTCAAGAAAATGCTTCCTTGCTCAAAGAATCCAACGGCCAG CAGAATTTTAATAGAGAACTCAACGAAGAACTCGAGTTTGACTGGTTGGATCTATTGGATGCCACAGCAATTCTAGATAATGTCTCCTTAGATGAG GAATGCAAGAAGTTTATGGACTCAATCCTCAACCACTGA